The following coding sequences lie in one Pontibacter sp. G13 genomic window:
- the uxuA gene encoding mannonate dehydratase, which yields MKLSWRWYGPNDPVSLADIRQAGATSIVSALHHVPNGEVWTVEDIQQRQAEIRAASTPGFEMEWDVVESVPVHEAIKRGLPERSQYIENYCQSLKNLAACGIEVVCYNFMPILDWTRTDLAWSFGDGSKALRYDAGEFAAFDLFILERAGAEADYSPEEIAHAKVVLEHLTPEDQQRLARNIIAGLPGAEESYTLEAFREELAAYREIGADQLRQNLIAFLEAIVPVATSSGIRLCIHPDDPPFPLLGLPRVVSTSSDLAAIYSAVPDIANGLTFCTGSFGVRPDNNLTDMIQAFGDRIHFVHLRSTKREPDGSFHEADHLAGDVDMVAVIDALLKQEALRTSSGRSDAQIPMRPDHGHQMLDDLQKNPNPGYSAIGRLRGLAELRGIQTALSHNLYHSIG from the coding sequence ATGAAGCTTTCGTGGAGATGGTATGGCCCGAATGATCCGGTCAGCCTCGCAGATATTCGGCAAGCAGGAGCGACGAGCATTGTCTCTGCCCTGCATCACGTACCCAACGGGGAAGTCTGGACAGTCGAAGATATCCAGCAACGTCAAGCCGAAATCCGGGCAGCATCTACACCGGGATTCGAGATGGAGTGGGATGTGGTTGAGAGTGTGCCTGTTCACGAAGCGATCAAACGCGGGCTTCCAGAGCGAAGCCAGTACATTGAAAACTACTGTCAAAGTCTGAAAAATCTCGCTGCTTGCGGGATTGAGGTTGTGTGCTACAACTTCATGCCGATCCTCGACTGGACGCGGACAGATCTCGCATGGTCTTTCGGAGATGGCTCCAAAGCCCTTCGATACGATGCCGGAGAGTTCGCCGCATTTGACCTCTTCATCCTTGAAAGAGCAGGAGCAGAGGCCGATTATTCCCCAGAGGAGATCGCACATGCCAAGGTCGTGCTGGAACACTTGACTCCCGAAGACCAACAACGATTGGCACGAAATATCATCGCAGGACTGCCAGGAGCAGAAGAAAGCTACACCCTGGAAGCCTTCCGCGAAGAACTGGCTGCCTATCGCGAGATTGGCGCCGACCAACTCCGCCAAAACCTTATAGCCTTTTTGGAAGCCATTGTGCCGGTGGCTACTTCTTCCGGCATACGCCTATGTATACATCCTGACGATCCGCCTTTCCCGCTGTTGGGCTTGCCACGGGTCGTCAGCACTTCCTCTGACCTAGCAGCAATTTATTCCGCAGTGCCGGATATTGCCAATGGATTGACATTTTGTACGGGTTCATTTGGGGTTCGCCCTGACAACAACCTCACCGATATGATACAAGCATTCGGGGACCGTATTCACTTCGTGCATTTGCGGAGTACCAAACGGGAGCCGGATGGCAGTTTCCACGAAGCCGACCACCTCGCAGGAGATGTGGACATGGTGGCGGTCATCGATGCCCTGCTCAAACAAGAAGCGCTCAGAACCAGCTCCGGTCGTTCGGATGCACAGATTCCGATGCGCCCTGATCACGGACACCAGATGCTCGACGATCTCCAGAAGAACCCCAACCCCGGATACTCGGCCATCGGTCGACTCCGTGGACTCGCGGAACTTCGAGGGATTCAGACAGCCCTGTCCCACAACTTGTACCACAGTATTGGCTAA
- a CDS encoding sugar kinase: MKKVVTFGEIMLRLSTPGHLRIIQSNSFEATFGGGESNVAVSLANYGIPTSYVTRVPNNDIGRAAVANLRKHNVGTENIAWGGDRLGIYFLETGAVSRGSKVVYDRAHSAISDVQPGTFDWDEIFKDAEWFHWTGITPAISQGAADVCLEAIQAANRLGVTVSTDLNYRKKLWKYGKTPGEVMEQLVAGCDVILGNEEDAEKVFDIHPEGVDVTSGHVEAAAYESVGRQMMEKFPRAKKIIITLRGSISASHNSWSGVLWDGNKLHTAPTYQITDIVDRVGGGDSFMGGLIYGLLNYDNDTEALGFAVAASCLKHTIFGDFNLVTVEEVEKLMSGDASGRVSR, translated from the coding sequence ATGAAAAAAGTCGTCACCTTTGGAGAAATCATGCTGAGACTGTCCACTCCTGGACATTTGCGCATCATCCAATCTAACTCTTTCGAAGCCACATTTGGTGGTGGCGAATCTAATGTCGCCGTTTCCCTTGCCAATTATGGAATTCCCACTTCCTACGTTACTCGTGTTCCCAACAACGATATCGGCCGTGCCGCAGTAGCTAATCTGCGCAAACACAATGTCGGCACTGAAAATATCGCTTGGGGTGGTGACCGTCTGGGAATCTACTTCCTCGAAACGGGTGCTGTATCCCGTGGTTCAAAGGTCGTTTATGACCGCGCTCACTCCGCGATCTCTGACGTTCAGCCTGGCACTTTCGACTGGGACGAGATCTTCAAAGATGCTGAATGGTTCCACTGGACAGGTATTACCCCTGCCATTTCCCAAGGTGCCGCTGACGTTTGCCTAGAGGCGATCCAAGCTGCCAATCGTCTGGGTGTGACCGTTTCGACCGACCTCAACTACCGCAAGAAATTGTGGAAGTACGGCAAGACTCCGGGCGAAGTCATGGAGCAGCTCGTTGCGGGTTGTGACGTGATTCTCGGCAACGAAGAGGATGCAGAAAAGGTATTCGACATCCACCCAGAAGGCGTGGACGTAACTTCCGGACACGTAGAAGCCGCAGCTTACGAATCTGTAGGTCGCCAAATGATGGAGAAATTCCCTCGTGCCAAAAAGATCATCATCACCCTGCGTGGAAGTATTTCTGCTTCTCACAACAGCTGGTCCGGTGTTCTGTGGGACGGCAATAAACTCCACACTGCGCCTACTTACCAAATCACCGACATCGTAGACCGCGTGGGCGGAGGAGACTCCTTCATGGGCGGATTGATCTACGGATTGCTCAACTACGACAATGACACAGAAGCACTCGGATTCGCAGTAGCTGCTTCTTGTCTCAAGCATACCATCTTCGGAGACTTCAACCTCGTGACTGTCGAAGAAGTGGAAAAACTCATGAGCGGAGACGCCAGCGGTCGGGTTTCCCGATAG